A segment of the Aridibaculum aurantiacum genome:
GTACTTTACTAACAGCAGGCATTGGTGAATCTTTTCTAGCAGAAAGAATAAAAGATTTTGAAGCGGCTCTGCCTGCACACATCAAGCTGGCGTACCTGCCAAATTATGGAATGGTTCGCCTAAGGCTGACCGCTACAGGTGAAGATGTACAGGCCATCACACACGATGTAGACATACTTTTTGAAAACTTACAGCAACAGTTACAGGATGTACTAGTAGTTAATGAAGACATCACTATAGAAGAAGCTATTGGCCGCATGCTGGCTGCAAGAGGCAAAACTGTAACCACTGCTGAAAGCTGTACCGGTGGTTATATTGCCCATCTCCTTACCAGCATTGCCGGTTCTTCCGCTTATTATAAAGGTGGTGTGGTTAGCTATGCCAATGAATTAAAAGAAACAATGTTAGGTGTTAAGCCGACTACATTGCAAGCTCATGGCGCAGTAAGCGAAGAAACAGTGACAGAAATGGCTGAAGGTGCATTGCAGGCAATTGGATCGGACTATGCGATTGCAGTCAGCGGTATCATGGGGCCAGGTGGTGGCAGTGAAGAAAAACCAGTAGGTACGGTCTGGATTGCAGTAGCATCCGCAGGTATGGAAACGGTGAGGCAAAAGTTTTCGTTCCGCTTCGACAGGCGAAGGAATATAGAGATGACTGCCATGAACGCAATAATGATGCTGCGGAAGGTTTTGGTTGCTTAAGGTTTGGGTATGAGTTGATAAGTCGATAGGTTGATAAGTTCATTGGGCTGATAAAATCAGGTTTAATAGTTTTAGAATTCCAATCCAACAATCAAAATTTAAAATTCAAAATAAACGTTTCTCTCTCTGCTTCAAAACCTCCTCACGAATTCCATTTTCCATTTTCAGCTAAAACGAACATCTTTGCAACGTTCTGATGATGAGGCACTGCTGTTAGTTGAGTGATGACCAGTGAACAGGAACTACGATAGCAGCAAGTTGCAACCACCGCAGCACAAGGATGAAAATAAATAACACGATTGCCGGCAACAAATTGCCAATTGAAATAAAACAAAACCTATGGCCTTAGTTGATCTTGTAATGCCTAAACTAGGCGAAAGTATAATGGAAGCTACCATTCTGAAATGGACAAAGAAACCTGGTGAGCAGGTAAAACAGGATGAGACGTTACTTGAAATTGCAACTGATAAAGTGGACAGCGAAGTACCTTCTACAGCTGAAGGTGTGGTAGCTGAGATCCTTTTCCAGGAGAACGATGTAGTACCTATTGGTACTGTTATAGCTCGTATAGAAACCAACGCAAATGGTGCTGCCTCTCCTGCTCCACAGGCTGCACCGGCCCAGGCACCACAACAAAATACTGAAGAAGAAAAAGCAGCAGAAGAAGTGCCTTTTGTACAAGCTGCCTCATCGCCGGCTCCTGCACCTTCAGGAACAAACAACAAATTCTACAGCCCATTGGTGCTGAACATTGCCAATAGCGAAGGCGTATCAATGAGCGAACTAGAGAAAATTCCGGGTACAGGCAATGAAGGAAGGGTTACCAAAAAAGATATTCTCCAGTATGTACAAGATAAAAAATCAGGTAAAGCCCCTGCCCAGCAAGAGCAGCCACAACAACAGGCGCAACCGCAGCAGCAGGCAGAACAGCCTAAAGCCGATACTTCTGTAGCGGCACCTCCTGCTTCAGCTCCTATGGCGCCAGCCGTTATAGAAGAAAAAGCACAACCTCAAGAGTACACTGCTCCTACTGGTAATGTAGAAATCATAGAAATGGATCGCATGCGCAAGATGATTGCCAAGCACATGGTGATGAGCAAGGCAACCAGCCCGCACGTTACCAGCTTTGCTGAAGCAGATGTGACCAACATGGTGGTATGGCGCAACCGCGTAAAGAGCCAGTTCGAGAAGCAAGAGGGCACGAAGATTACCTTCACACCGCTATTCATCGAGTGCATCACCAAAGTGATCAAGCGCTTTCCTTACATCAACTGCTCTGTAGAAGGTGATCGCATCATCCTAAAAAAAGACATCAATATAGGAATGGCTACTGCCTTACCTAGTGGTAACCTGATCGTTCCGGTTATACGCAATGCAGATTACCTGAACCTGGTTGGCCTGAGCAAATCTGTCAATTCACTTGCTGATAGTGCCCGCAACAACCGCCTGAAACCAGACGATACTGCAGGTGGCACTTTCACTATGACCAACGTTGGCACCTTTGGAAGCCTGATGGGAACTCCAATCATCAACCAGCCACAGGTAGCTATACTTGCTGTCGGCGCTATAAAAAAACGTCCGGTAGTTTTAGAAACCCCTGAAGGTGATGCCATAGGAATTCGTCACATGATGTACCTGTCGCTTAGCTACGACCACCGCGTAGTTGATGGCAGCATCGGCGCCAGCTTCCTTACTGAAGTAGCTAAGGAATTTGAAAACTGGGACATCAACCGCAAATGGTAGTTAATAGCAGCAACTGCTGCAGGTAAATAACTTGTTTGTTTGATAAGCCATCAATTTGTTGATGGCTTTTTTTATGTCACTAGTTTGCTACCATTCTCCTGTTTCCGTTGCGCATTTATCCAAAGTATGGCTGCTACTCCTGATGTACAATAGCATTTAAGGCTTCTACTTAATTGAATTTCTGTAACATGCACTTTTACATTTACCTACAGCTGAGTTATAAACACCGTGTGGTAAAACAAATCATCAACATTTTCTACATATTCAGTAGTATTGCTAATACTTTTAGTAAAACTGCACGTTATGTCCACATTAATGATTAGTTGCCCAAGTTGCCTCGCCAAGTTTGAACCAGGAGAAGCTTTCATGAAAGATTTTGAAACACAGGCTCGCCAAAAAATGGCGACGGAATGGCAAAAGCTAAAGGCGGAAGTAGACAAAGACAAACTAGCCATTCAACAACAGAAAGAACAACTGGCAAAACAACAGCAGCAGCAGGAGCAGGAAATTCAACACCGATTACAGGTAGAAAAGCAAAAGCTGCAGCAGGAACTGCAGGATAGCATCCGCAAATCTGTAGCCTCAGATTTTGAGAACCAGCTAAAGATGCTGCAACAATCGCTGAACGATGGTGAAGAGAAGCTGAAGGAAGCAAGACGTAAAGAGCTGGAATTCATGCAGAAAGAGCAGGCACTTAAAGTAAAGCAGGAGGAGCTGGAGCTGGAAATGCAAAAACGTTTTATGCAGGAAAGAGAGAAACTTTCGGTAGAAATCCGCGAGGTGGAGAAACTGAAGATACAGCAGATAGAAGATGAGTTTAAGCTACGGCTTGCAGAGAAAGAGAAACAACTGGAGGACCAGAAGAAGCTGGCAGAGGAAATGCGCCGCAAAGCTGAACAAGGCAGCATGCAACTGCAGGGTGAGGTCCAGGAGCTGATGCTGGAAGAGATCCTGCGCACCGGTTTTCCATTTGATAAAATAGTACCTGTGGGCAAAGGAGTACGTGGTGCAGATTGTATCCAGGTGGTATGCAACCCCTTTGGTAACGAGTGTGGGAAGATCATTTACGAGAGCAAGCGTACCAAAGACTTTGCCAACGACTGGATAGATAAACTGAAAGCGGATATGCGTTCGCAGGGTGCAGATATTGCAGTAATTGTAACTCAGGCTCTGCCCAAAGACATGGAAAGGTTTGGTGAAAAAGATGGTGTATATATCTGCACATTTGCTGAAGTAAGAAGCCTTTCTGCTGTTCTCCGTACAAGTATTCAAAAGGTTTTTGCACTTACCTGTAGCCAGGAAAACAAGGGTGAAAAGATGAACATGCTGTACGACTATCTCACCAGCAATGAATTTGCAGAGCAGTGGAACGCGATCAGGGAAGGTTTTATGAGCATGCGCATGAGCATTCAAAAAGAGCGCGATGCAATGGAGCGGCTATGGAAAGCACGTGAAAAGCAGTTGGAAAAAGTGTTGCTGAATGCGGCACACATCCGTGGTTCTATAGAAGGTATAGCCGGGGCCGATGCAGTGAACCTGAACCTGCTGGAAGAAAATGACACCATACTGGTAGATTAATGCTACTTATTCAATATAACCAGACTACAGAGCCATCAGGTGGTTTAGACGCCTTGTTAGGATGCATCATTTTTGGTTGCGTGATCTATGCACTTGCTGCCACTATTCATTATTTAGAAGCCAGGCACCGCAGGATCGGCTACCAAAAACATATTATCCAGGCGCAGCCCGACTACCTGGTGTACTATGGCTGGAACCTCGGCATCAAAAGGCCGGAGATAGAAAAGATCCTGAACAAATATTTCCCTTACTACCAGTCGCTGAGTGAGCCGCTCAAGTTCCGGTTCACCAGGCGGCTGGAGAATTTCATGAGCGAAAAGATCTTCATCATCCGCCACCACGAAGGTTTTAAAGAAATGCCGGTGCTGATGAGCGCAGCTGCCATCCAGATAAGCTTTGGGCTTAAGCGGTACATGCTGCCTTTCTTCCGGTACATACAAATACATCCCGAAGCCTACTTTGCTGACGATTCTTTGCGCATACTGGCTGGCCATGTGCAGGGGCAAACAATTACGGTAGCTTGGAATCATTTTCTAACCAACTACCAATATGCCGACGGTATAAATGTAGGACTGCACGAAATGGCGCATGCTCTTTATTACCAGCACATGATTGCAGACCTGATGAAGCACCGACCTTTTGTTGACAACTTCAACGAAGTGATGGAGAGATGCGAGAAGAATTACTACACCGCCAGGATGAACGCGCACCAGCTTTTTACCGATAATGCTTTCAAGGATCTACAGGAGTTTTGGGCTGAAAGCCTGGAGATCTTCTTTGAAAAACCTGTGCAGATGAAGCTTTTCTACCCTGATCTTTTCCAGGGATTGTGTACCCTGCTA
Coding sequences within it:
- a CDS encoding competence/damage-inducible protein A, with product MTNKINASIITIGDELLIGQTIDTNSAWMGQQLNKAGVWVRRRVAVGDVWDDIWNALDEESKHAQIIFITGGLGPTADDITKPLLCKYFGGQLVTDEGALENVKAIFLKYLNHPLLPSNLKQAEVPDVCTVLQNKRGTAPGMLFQKNDIIYISMPGVPHEMKGMMEDYVLPQLAQWFQLPAVVHRTLLTAGIGESFLAERIKDFEAALPAHIKLAYLPNYGMVRLRLTATGEDVQAITHDVDILFENLQQQLQDVLVVNEDITIEEAIGRMLAARGKTVTTAESCTGGYIAHLLTSIAGSSAYYKGGVVSYANELKETMLGVKPTTLQAHGAVSEETVTEMAEGALQAIGSDYAIAVSGIMGPGGGSEEKPVGTVWIAVASAGMETVRQKFSFRFDRRRNIEMTAMNAIMMLRKVLVA
- a CDS encoding dihydrolipoamide acetyltransferase family protein: MALVDLVMPKLGESIMEATILKWTKKPGEQVKQDETLLEIATDKVDSEVPSTAEGVVAEILFQENDVVPIGTVIARIETNANGAASPAPQAAPAQAPQQNTEEEKAAEEVPFVQAASSPAPAPSGTNNKFYSPLVLNIANSEGVSMSELEKIPGTGNEGRVTKKDILQYVQDKKSGKAPAQQEQPQQQAQPQQQAEQPKADTSVAAPPASAPMAPAVIEEKAQPQEYTAPTGNVEIIEMDRMRKMIAKHMVMSKATSPHVTSFAEADVTNMVVWRNRVKSQFEKQEGTKITFTPLFIECITKVIKRFPYINCSVEGDRIILKKDINIGMATALPSGNLIVPVIRNADYLNLVGLSKSVNSLADSARNNRLKPDDTAGGTFTMTNVGTFGSLMGTPIINQPQVAILAVGAIKKRPVVLETPEGDAIGIRHMMYLSLSYDHRVVDGSIGASFLTEVAKEFENWDINRKW
- a CDS encoding DUF2130 domain-containing protein; its protein translation is MSTLMISCPSCLAKFEPGEAFMKDFETQARQKMATEWQKLKAEVDKDKLAIQQQKEQLAKQQQQQEQEIQHRLQVEKQKLQQELQDSIRKSVASDFENQLKMLQQSLNDGEEKLKEARRKELEFMQKEQALKVKQEELELEMQKRFMQEREKLSVEIREVEKLKIQQIEDEFKLRLAEKEKQLEDQKKLAEEMRRKAEQGSMQLQGEVQELMLEEILRTGFPFDKIVPVGKGVRGADCIQVVCNPFGNECGKIIYESKRTKDFANDWIDKLKADMRSQGADIAVIVTQALPKDMERFGEKDGVYICTFAEVRSLSAVLRTSIQKVFALTCSQENKGEKMNMLYDYLTSNEFAEQWNAIREGFMSMRMSIQKERDAMERLWKAREKQLEKVLLNAAHIRGSIEGIAGADAVNLNLLEENDTILVD
- a CDS encoding zinc-dependent peptidase translates to MLLIQYNQTTEPSGGLDALLGCIIFGCVIYALAATIHYLEARHRRIGYQKHIIQAQPDYLVYYGWNLGIKRPEIEKILNKYFPYYQSLSEPLKFRFTRRLENFMSEKIFIIRHHEGFKEMPVLMSAAAIQISFGLKRYMLPFFRYIQIHPEAYFADDSLRILAGHVQGQTITVAWNHFLTNYQYADGINVGLHEMAHALYYQHMIADLMKHRPFVDNFNEVMERCEKNYYTARMNAHQLFTDNAFKDLQEFWAESLEIFFEKPVQMKLFYPDLFQGLCTLLQQDPANKRTPLLQGERKIWQQLPFLNRKIA